Genomic segment of Vidua macroura isolate BioBank_ID:100142 chromosome 17, ASM2450914v1, whole genome shotgun sequence:
CCCAGCACCCTCCTGCCCCCACACTGCTTGCTCTGGTGCTGCCACAGTTTGCAGGGGACAATTTTTGCCCTGAGGAAAGCACAGGGACAAGGGCTGGATTTGGGCAAGGTGCAGCTTTAGGCAGAGGAAAGGGGTGGGAAGATGGGGTGTTTTCTGCTCTGGTGTCACAGCAGAGATCAGCTGCAGACCTGGGGttgtggtggcactgggaatgtGTGCATCCATTGCAGAAGGAAGGTGTCCTGGTGTCTTCTGCTGAGGCCAGGGcgtgaggagggagaggaggaagagggaagagatgCTGAAGCTCACCCTGTTTGCAGAAAATTGAGTCATACTGCCTGTCCTTACTGGCCTCCCCTATGCTCAGGAGCAGTGTCACTCCCATCCCGGGTTgctgtcctggtgtccccagagaGCACTCTGTCATTTCTAGGGTGTCTCCAGAGGGTTTTCAGAGCTCCTGGGCATCTCCTTTTCACCATTTCAGTGGCAAATTGTGAGCTTGAATCCCACTGGTTTTGTTGGATTGTTTTTTTCAAAGGGAACCAAAATCTGAAGTTTTCCCTGGTGGTGACAGAGCACCCAGTGCCAAGTGTCCACATGGGGCTGGGCACTGGAGGTGTTACGGTGACTCTGGGGACAGCAATTGCTGGCCAGAAAATGGGGACACCCGGTGAAATGTCCCCATCCAGAGCATCCAGAGAGACCCCCTGCTGGGGGACTGTGCTGCAGGGGTCCCATAAGCCCTGGGGGTCATAGAGCACCACTTCATGCCATGgtgagcccagcagctcctggctgagctCCGACTCATGTTCTCTCTCCTCAGAGCTCAGCCCCGCAGTGGTGCTGCAAGCGGCTCCCCCATGGCTGCAGCCAGCGgcgaggggacagcagggacccggctcctgccagctggcactgccctggccctgctcggTGGCCTGGTCTACCTGGGCACCCTGTGTGCTGCCTGTAAACGGTACGTGCTGCCCGTGGCTCCTCCACTTtccctcctggggctgggagggggctggggatCCCTTGGTGGCATTTGGTGGCTGCACGTGGAGAGTGTGCAGCCATCCTGAGCTGGgacctgggctctgctgctctgctcaccccaAGCCTCCACCTGTGCCCCAGTGCAGCTCTACCTGGCTTGATCCTGCATCCCTGTGTGTCACAGCCCCCTGGAACAGCCCCTACAGCCAAAAACCTCAGAGGAGCAGCCCAGAGAGGGCTGAGCTGTGAGCGGGAGGCGCAGTGCTGAGGGTGGTGCCAGTggtgccctgcacagctcagtgggGTGCAGGATGCAATTGTGATGTTCCCAGccagcacagaccctgctgtgggactggggaAGAAGCAGGATGTGGGTTTTGGGAGTGCCACACTGGGGACCCAGGACACCTGCTCCTCACCCCTGGCTTTGCCATCTGCCTTGGGCTCAGCCCCACTTCTccctgcaggaagggcaggaagaaGGTCGCTCCAGATGGGGTGAAGCTCGTGGATGAGGTAAGAGCACATTTTGGGGGGCAGGATCAGCCCTGGGGGAGGTCTGGGCTCTCAGCCCAGCTTGAGGGTGTCTGTTCCCCCACGgcaggccctgctctgccagacACAGCTGCGGTCACTCAGCAAGTCGGACACGAAGCTGCACGAGCTGTACCGGGTGAAGGTCAGAGATGATGGTGAGTGGCCgtggagcaggggctggtggcCCTTGGCAACTGCCTGCAGTCCCCATGCTGCCCATCAATGTCATGGACAGATGTGCCACAGCGCTGGCACAGGGGTTGGTGCCCGTTGCATCTCctcatttcctcttctctcccacaGTCCAGCGTCCGGCCAGCCTGGATCTCCCCGGTCCCACGGCCCCCGGAGGCGAATCCCTGCACAGCTCCGGCCTCCTGCACCGTGAGCTGCCCCAGATCCCCGTCCCTGAGCCCCCGGCCACTTCCCCAGCCCCCGACCAGACCTACTCCAACCTGCTCTTCACCCCGCTGCGGAAAGCAGCGCCAGACGCTGTCTATGAGTGCCTGGCAGTGGGGGCGGAGGGCACCCCGGTGCCCCCCATGCCAGCTGGcacccaggtgtcccctccACGGGCTGTGCATGGGGCAGCCGATTATGCCTGTGTCCATAAAGTGAAGAAGGCGGTGTCGGTGGAGGTGCAGGAGGGGGCTGTGGCAGGACcccctggagcacagcactgctgggatggagcaggcagtgccccTAAGGCCAAGGTACGACTctggggggcagcagggatggggcagggggggTTAATTTAATTCCTTGTCTCCCTGTAGTGCCCATGTGTGGAGCAGGGTATAACTTAGGATCCACTGCCAGGATCCTCCTGGGGATTCTTGGCATTGCCCCTCCTGCTCACAGCTTCCATCAGAAGATGGGGGGACAAAATCATGAGGGTACCCTGCAGTGGGCAGGGATTGCCCCCAGACCTCCACCccaaaaaaatttccttttgcagctggaggagatgTACTCGACAGTGTGCAAAGCCACCAAGAAGAAATCCCAGGTCTCTGCATCAACCCCGAGGGCTGTGAAGGAGGCGGGGTCTGGGTGGCCACCCCCCTGCCAGCAGGAGGgggccccagcagccccaggtcccCCTGACCCCTGTTACGAGTCCATCAATGACAGAGCATGGACTGCTCAAGCCCGTGTCCCCGACCCTGACTATGAGGCTGTGGACATTAACTGGAAGAAGGCAGCAAAACGGGACAAGCCGGGGAAGCCCCGTGTCCCCGAGAACCTGTACGAGAGTGTGGCGGACGTCTGGGCAGGGGAGTCCCGGAAAGCCTCTGCCCGGACGGCGGCCAATGGGCTGGAGGTTTACATCACCAACCTATAGccccctgggagcaggggcagggccaCAGCGGGGTCCCACCTGGCTGGACACCGTCGGGTGCCAAAGGGACAGGtgccagctgccctgtgctcaccagagccctgtgccctgcactCACTCTCTGTATATATTTTGTGTTACTTCTTTGTGAGTGTCTttgtcccatcccagcccagctggtgccagcaggTTGCTGGTGGGATGTCCCAAGATGGGCAGTTTGagggtgctgggtgctgtgtGGGACCCCCGTGAGACAGGGCTGGCACTGGTACCAAGATGGGAACAGGGTGGGGACCAGTCACATTTTGGGGCAGGGGGTGACGGGGCTGCAGTCAGCCCCATGCCTTGGGCTGCAGGATCAGACCCCCATCAGGAGGTTTCTGCCATGACTGAGGGTCCCTGTCCTCCTCACACTGCCTGGGAGAGACCAGGgccccctccagcccccaggAAGCCCTGAGAAGCTTTGCTCCCATCACAGAATGTCCCTTGTTATGGGGAGATGGTGTCAGCCCTGTGCCtccatggaatcatagaatatcctgagctggaaaggacccGCAAGGGATCATTGAGTCCATCTCCtccccctgcacaggacaacacAGAAATTTCACTGGTGTGGgctgtgggctctgctccaTCCTCCATTCCCACCCTTTCAAACCCATGCAAGGGTGTCTCCATGGGCAGCCCTCTGCCAAACACCATTAAAAGGCTGAGAGAAGGTTTACACTCTTAAACTGAGTCTAAATCCGTGGTTCTGGgggctcttgctgctgctgctggtgcaaCTGGTGCTGAGAGAGCAGCTTTGAGCACAATGTGACTGTGAATGCACCCGCCCTGCATGGGTGGTTTGGCACCTCTGAAATGGGGACACACAGCCACCAAGAGCTGCTGAATGGGGTGATCTGTGCCCGAGCAGAGCCTTGCACAGGGCTGCAGTAGAAGCCCGGCTGTGTTTGCTCAGCATTTGCTTCCTTGCTCACCTCCCCGTCACTCCTGTGGGTCCTGCAGCCCCCATGTGCCAAAAAAGCTCGGCGAGCTGGGTGTGTACCAGAGCTTAaacttccctcctctcctccgCGGTGGAGTTGCGCATCGTGCCCCAAGGGACGCCGTGGCGAGGCAATGACGGCGGCCCCGGTCACATGGCCAGTGGCTGGCCAGTGGCTGCCCGGCCTCGTGGCACCATGGCCTGGTGCTCGCTGGAGCCAGGTGGAGCCCGCAGCccccgtgccgtgccgtgccgtgccaggctgtgtggcagGAAGCGACGCACCTTCCCTCAGCACCTTTGGCCCTGCACCGCGGCGGGTGGAGAGATTAAAACCGAAAACGCAGCGCTCAGCAAACCCTGCTGAAGGCGTTAGAGCTGGAGGCACCCCAGGCGTCGTCAGCTCGACACCAAACCACAGCCGCCCTCAAGATCTTCTCCCATCCCCCTGCGAGATTAGGGCGCTGATAGAGCACGGCTGGTGCCGGTGCTGCCGtgctcttcctgctgccagtCCGCCACAATGACGTGTGGGCTCCCCCCACGCTGCCCCCGGCCGCATCTTTCCCCTGCTCCCCTTCTCCATCATCCCAGCGCACGTGGCTGGGTCCCTCCTGCGCCACCTGAATCCCCTGGGAGCTGttttgggctgtgctgccaggagcaTCACTTCCGTGTGGGATCAGCGTGGCTTCACTCCGGTCCCTGCGCTGCCCGTGGGGATGTGGCTACCCCTGTGCCACCTTCCTGAGGAAAGGCAGGCTTGGAATGGCACCAGGGAAGGGAAAGCTCCTGCTGTGGTGGAGCTGAGGTGGCCAGATTTGGTCTGCAAtttgccccagcagcagcagaagctgtgcagggctgcctGCTTGCCCATAATTCCTGTGGGACTTGGGAGAGCCGGACTCAAATAAGAGAATAACTGCCCAGTCCTCAGGGTGATGGAAAACGTGCCTGAAGCCCTGGCTGGAGGCTCGAAATCTGGCTGGTGAATGAAGAACACATCCCAAACATCACTTGGAGCCTCAGGGTCTGGTCGGGAGGGTCGGAGTTGGGGTCAGAGCGAGGGGAGAGGGTAGGGCTGGGAGTGCCCCCCCTCAGCCCTGAGGGACAGGCGTGTGCGGGGCTCTGTCACGCTGCCATGGGACGGGGCTGCGAGGGACGGTGCTGCACGGCGCCGTTCCCACAAGAGGGAGCGAGCAGGAGCCCAGCGAGCGCCCTAAGAGGCTGAACGGGGCTGCACATCCCATAGTCCGGCACGCTGTAGGATGCAGCACGGTGCTGCAAGGCGCATTACACACTGCTGCGGTGTTACACCTGCACCTACACCTGCGCGGTGTGACACCCTGCAGGGCGCTGTACGGCGCTCCGTGCCATAAGGATCCGcaccctctgtgtccctgcaccGCGTACGGCTCCGCAGCCCGCGCAGCTCTGTGGCCGTACGGCAGCACAGGGCTCTACACCCAaaccagccccacagcagctccgCACCCCGCCTAGCCCCCCACCCCTGAAGCTCACCCCCGTGTGCCCCCGTCCCCCGGCAGCTCCGCACGGCCagcaggcagccagggcagtgcGGGCACGGCCGCGGCTCCCTCTGCGAGACCACCCGGGCGAGGGGCATCACAGTCCAGTCCGCAGCCAACCGCCGGCAAGGGCACCCAGGTACCACGGGGGCAtctcccagggatggtgatCCTTGGGGGAGTCCTgcgcagggccaggagttggactaAATGATCCTTGCACGGCCTTTCCAACTCAGGAGGTGCTATggccattttttaaatttgggatGCCCCCCTGCCGAGCCCTCCTGCCCGGGCCGGGGGTCGGGCTGGTGGCACCCCGTGCAAGGGTGGGCGATGCTCGTGGGGTTGCACAACAGCGAGCGGAGCTGCCGGAGCCTCCAGCTCTGCGCTGCGGCCGCCGTTAACCATTAAACCAGAGCGGGGGCGGCCGCGGAGCCTCCCCCGGGCCCCACgggctcctgcagggctgcgCTAACGGGGGCGGCGGGATCAGACTCCCCAGGGACGGGGCAGGATGGGCAATAAAGGCTGCTGCGGCTGTGCTCCTCCTCCCGTGCTGCCCGCGCGGGTTTTGGGGCCCCGCGGGTGTCCCGGTTCCCGGCTGGTCCCCAGTTCCTGCGGCGTGCAGGGAGACCCGGCGGGCGGCCGTGCCGGTGTGACAGCGGGCCCTTGGCCGGGTCCATGAGGGTTTTCCCggtttgctgctgttttcactCTTAGGAAAGCACCCGGGGTTGGCGCAGGGTGGAAGCGGCACCTCCAGCCCCACCTCCACCAGAGCAGGGAACGAGCGGTGGCCAAGCGCCCCAGGAGCCACGCTGGGGACATCgcctccccaggcaggggaTCCCCGGGATGCCGCCCCAGCAACCCCACAGCCCCGAGAATCAGCCGTGTCAGGCAGCCCAGGGGACACGCAGGGGAGACAGGCGGCGGGGACAGGGGGGGCCGCCATCCGGGACAGCCGCACGGACTCTGTCCCGGCCTTCAGGCTGCGGCTTGGTCaatccagcaggagcaggacctggTGGCCCCTCGCCGCCGCCCGGCGCTCGCGGCCCCGCGGGTTTTGGggcaggtgaggagcagaaCGCGGGTGGGCGCCAGCCGGAGCTCCCCAAACACCCCgtgcaccccaaaacctcacgCACCCCATGTATCACGTGGACCCCACATACCCCCTGCACTGCAGGTACCCCCTTCAACCCCAGGCACCCAGGGCACCCCAGTGCGCCCCAGAATCCCGCGCACTCCAAGCATTCCGTGTACCCAGGGCATTCCATGCGTCCCACATGCCCCGGTGGCCCATGCTCCCCATGGAGCCCGTGCACCCCGTGTACCCCCCACGCACCTCAGTACCCCAAGTACCTCCCGCACCCCTCGCAGCCCACCCACACCCAGCCCCGccattgtgtgtgtgtggggggggggggttggcaGTGATTCCTCGTGGTGGGCAGGACTGACGGTGGAAAAAGGGACTTCTTTCCTACTGGGAACGGCGCGCACACCCCAAAAGCCCAGACCACACCCCCTTTCTTAGCAAAAGGTGACTGTAACTTTTGGGGAAGCCCTAGAGCTGATGGGAGAGCCCTACAGGCAAGTTATAGGGGATTTAAAACTTCGGGGAGAACTTTGGGGGGAACCTACAAGTTTTGGGGAGTATAACTTTGTGAAGAGCTCAGCAACGTTTGAAGAACCCCTGTAACTTATCGGCAGCCCTGTAATTTGGCGGGGGACGTCACTTTTGCGCGAATCCCCCAAATTTTAACGCTGCGTGTTTCTCCCCGGTAAGTCCGCAGGAGCCGTCGGGAGTTTTGCGGGATGCTCCCCGGCGGCGGGATCCCCGCGTTTACTTGTGCGGCGCCCAGAATCCCGCGCCCTGACAACAAAACCGGAACTTTCGGGGGTCCTCTGCAACTTTTGGGGAGCCCCGCGAGTTTGGcgggaaaaaggggggggggtgACTTCACGGTGGCCCCAGGGGTGCCGGCGGGCACTCAGTGGTGGGGGGGGGCGGTGACACTGGAGGcgtggtggggttttttggggggggggtgttttatttttctgggggGGGTCCCGCGGGCAGCGCGCGCGGCGGGAGGGCGGGGCGCGCGAAGATGGCCGCTGCCGGCGGGGGCGTGGCGCGGCCGGGGGGTGGGCGTGGCGGCCTCGCGAGGGCGGGGGCGTGGCCGCCGCGAGCGAAGTGGCAGCGGGCCGCGGCCAATCAGCGGCGCGGAGAGCGGCGGCCGCGTTCCAGCCCGCGCGCTCCGGCCAATGGCGCGGCGCCCGGGGGGCGTGGCCCGGCCGGCGCCGACACCGGGGCCGCGCGCGGCGGAGCGCGCTCCCCCCGCCgggccgcggccgctccgcgcATGGaccccccgcgcccgcccgcggTCCTAatgcccgcccgccgccgccgccgcccgccgcccccgcccgcgccgcccgccgcccgcgccaACGCCGCCAAGGtaccgggggcggcggcggagaCCGGGGTGGGATccgggggaggcggcgggggggCGGTGACAGCTGACAGCGGCCCGCCCGAAACTTTCCCCGCCGGTAAAATGGCGCCGCGATGGGATAAACTTTGGGGGGCgggaaggagggggggggggtttgtggcggcggggcgcggggggtTTGGCGGTGGGTGGCATCGCCCGCGCCCCCGGCGGGATCGTCTCTCCTGGATCGCAGCTCTTTGGGGTCGTCCTGGGATCTCCCGCCGCGGGGATCCGCCCAGCCCCGCCCCAGGGAGATCAGCTAGGATCCGCTTGGAGCGGGATCCGCTTGCGGCGGGATCGACTCGGTGCTGGATCACGTGGGATCTCCCTGGAGCGGGATCCACTTGGTGCCGGAGCTCGGGCGGTGGGTGCCGGTGTCTGGGATGGGCCTGGCAGGCACGAGTGCGCTCCCAGCTCCGGGATACCCGCTGGATCCCGGGTGATCCGCTCAGAGCGGGATGAACTTGGGATGTGGATCCATAAGGTGTGGATCTATACCGGCATGTGGGATGTGGGTGCTGCCACCTTAGAGCTGCGTTGCCAGGAGGGTGTCAGGTCGTCTCCTGGCTCCGTGGAGATCCCTGCTGGATCCCTGCTGATGCTCAGCCAGTGGGTGATGGTGCTGGCAGCAACATCACAGGGGGATCTGGAGAGTGCCAAGGAACTACTGGCTGGATCCCACTGCGACCCGTTGGGATCCACTTGGGATTTACCCCAGGGGGACCCACGGAGTGGCTGGCAGGGtcccaccacagccctgcctggaggcGCTGATCCAGCTCCCTGAACCCGGCTCGCCATCCCACCGAGGCCACGGGGGTCCCTGGGGAATCCACTGCTCGGGGATCCCTGCTGCCCGCTGCCGTCTCTCCCGCAGGCTCCGCTGGGATCCGAGGGCTGGCTgggggagccgccgccgcgccaGGACACGGCCAGCCAGGAGGCCATGCTGCGGGTGCTGGACGCGGGGCTGGAGCGCTGCCTGGCGCTGCACTCGGCCGTGCAGTGCATCCCCGTGCCCCGGCACAGGTAGGGACGCCGGCACGGCCGCCACCCTCCCACCGGCACCGGCCTCACTGCGGGAGCCGGGATTTTTTCTGCAGGAGGACTTTGGCCGCTGTTGGCCACGCCGGGATCCCGCTGGCTGTCCCGCTGTGGCAGCTCCGGGGACTCCCAGCTGGGAGCATCACCAGGTTACCCGTTTGCAAAAGGCTTTTGGGTGCTCTTGacctcttgggttttttttaatctaaatttttaatagtttttttccTACCTCAAGGAACTGTTTGGCCTTAGGCAagccatccctgcatccctgggcaGGATGCAGGTGCCAGTACCCTCCAGCACGGTGCTGCCCACAGTCATGGAGGGTTGCCCCTGGCATGGCACAGGCAGTGGCATTTTGGCAGCTTGCCTGcacctctgcctgctctgctgcttgtgcCATGCCCAGGGGAGTTCCAGCCAGCTGCTGGGATGATCCCTGGAGGGGGTGCTGCAGGGTGTGAGACACCTCTGGGTGCCTTTCCACCTGGTGGTGCTGCCAGCGTGGTGGGGCCACTGAGACCTTGTGCCACCCCTGTACCCCCACACAAACCTGGGGTGGGTGCAGGCCACTGTGGGTGGGAGGTCCTGGCACCTcagtgggggaggggaagcgaTAGAGGGTCCCAGGGGGCCTGTCCATCCTGACACGGCCCCTCTGCTCTCGCTGGCAGGAAGCTCTCGGGCAAGGCGGGCATTGATGAGGTGATGGCAGCTGCGGTGCTCACCAGCCTCTCCGCCAGCCCGCTGGTGCTGGGGCACCCACCGGCCACTCATGCCCCAGGTGAGAGCacgtccctgtcccccccatCCCTGGCTGTGTGCCCCACGGCAGGACCTgaccttcctcttcctcctcctcaccagaGCCTGGCAGCGAGGTCTGGAAGGAGGCTCCTGCCAtgtcctccagctgcagcagcagcagcaacaccaGCGGGGACTGGAGCTGGGACCCCTCCAGCGACCGATCCACCCCCTCCACCCCCTCACCCCCCCTCTCCAGCCACGTCCCCAGCACCTTCCTGCCTGGCCCACTGCCAGATGAGGGCCCTGATGAGCCCGACGGCACCCACTTCGTCTTTGGAGAGCCCACCCCACGGAAGAGGAAGGTGGGATGAAGCTGGGGATGATGATGGGGGTGCAGTTGGGTTTTGGGAATAGTAAGGATGGggatgaagaggaggatgagGTTAAGGATGGGGATGACAGTTGGGATGAGGGTGGCTATGGGAATGAGTTTGGGAATGGGGATAGTGAGGACGGAGATGAGAAGGAGGATGacatttgggatgggaatgaaGAGGATGAGGTTGGAGATAGGGATGAGAGCTGAGATGAGTTTGGGGATGTGAGTGATGATGGGGGTAAGGTTGGGGATGACAATGAGGATGATATTTGGGCTAGGATGACTGGGGCTGGAGATGAGGTTGggggtgaggatgaggatggggatggggctgccAGCCTGACACCTCTCTCCTGCAGAACTCCACCAAGGTGATGTTCAAGTGCTTGTGGAAGAGCTGCGGCAAagtcctcagcagctcctcagggatgCAGAAGCACATCCGAACCATGCACCTTGGGTAAGCACGTGGGGTACCCCTGGACACCCCCAGACCCCCTGGTACCccctgcagggtcctgcagtgctgggggagagTGTCCCAGccagcctctgctctccccGCAGCCGGAAAGCCGACCTGGAGCAGAGCGACGGGGAGGAGGATTTCTACTACACGGAGCTGGACGTGGACGTGGACGCGCTGACTGACGGGCTCTCCAGCCTCACCCCGGTCTCTCCCACCTCCTCGGTGCCTCCCGCCTTTCCCGGCCCCGAGGCTCCTCTGCCGCCGGCGCTGCCGATCCTCGACCTGGCCCTGgcctccccctgcagccccccgggcccccccggCCGCTGCCACGTCCACACTGACCACGCGTAccaggtgggcacagggatggagggggactgggatgggggacagggatggagtggggcagggatggagtggggcagggatggggcacagggatggagtgggacagggatggagtggggcagggatggagtggggcagggatggagtggggcagggatggggcacagggatggagtgggacagggatggagggggacagggatggggcacagggatggagtgggacagggatggagtggggcagggatggagtgggacagggatggagggggacagggatggagtggggcagggatggagtggggcagggatggagtgggacagggatggagtggggcagggatggagggggacagggatggggcacagggatggagtgggacagggatggagggggacagggatggggcacagggatggagtgggacagggatggagtggggcagggatggagtgggacagggatggagggggacagggatggagtggggcagggatggagtggggcagggatggagtgggacagggatggagggggacagggatggggcacagggatggagtgggacagggatggagtggggcagggatggagtgggacagggatggagggggacagggatggagtggggcagggatggagtggggcagggatggagtgggacagggatggagtggggcagggatggaggtgggGCTGCTGCACTCCCTCATCGCCTTGTCTGATGAGGGTTGTGTCCTCTCTCTCCAGGACTGCCGGACCCCGCCACGGCCACCGgtgtcccccactgtccccacccCGCCACCACCCAAGCCGCCGGCCGTGCCCAGGTGAGCCATTGCTATCGTgccccaccctgtcccctctcACCCGCGTGTGTCCCCCGGTTGTGACTCGTCCCCTCTGCCCGCAGGCGGCCGCGGGGGGAGGCCAAGAAGTGCCGCAAGGTGTACGGCATGGAGCACCGGGAGATGTGGTGCACGGCGT
This window contains:
- the LIME1 gene encoding lck-interacting transmembrane adapter 1, with amino-acid sequence MAAASGEGTAGTRLLPAGTALALLGGLVYLGTLCAACKRKGRKKVAPDGVKLVDEALLCQTQLRSLSKSDTKLHELYRVKVRDDVQRPASLDLPGPTAPGGESLHSSGLLHRELPQIPVPEPPATSPAPDQTYSNLLFTPLRKAAPDAVYECLAVGAEGTPVPPMPAGTQVSPPRAVHGAADYACVHKVKKAVSVEVQEGAVAGPPGAQHCWDGAGSAPKAKLEEMYSTVCKATKKKSQVSASTPRAVKEAGSGWPPPCQQEGAPAAPGPPDPCYESINDRAWTAQARVPDPDYEAVDINWKKAAKRDKPGKPRVPENLYESVADVWAGESRKASARTAANGLEVYITNL
- the SLC2A4RG gene encoding SLC2A4 regulator — encoded protein: MLRVLDAGLERCLALHSAVQCIPVPRHRKLSGKAGIDEVMAAAVLTSLSASPLVLGHPPATHAPEPGSEVWKEAPAMSSSCSSSSNTSGDWSWDPSSDRSTPSTPSPPLSSHVPSTFLPGPLPDEGPDEPDGTHFVFGEPTPRKRKNSTKVMFKCLWKSCGKVLSSSSGMQKHIRTMHLGRKADLEQSDGEEDFYYTELDVDVDALTDGLSSLTPVSPTSSVPPAFPGPEAPLPPALPILDLALASPCSPPGPPGRCHVHTDHAYQDCRTPPRPPVSPTVPTPPPPKPPAVPRRPRGEAKKCRKVYGMEHREMWCTACRWKKACQRFLD